Proteins from a genomic interval of Ancylobacter polymorphus:
- a CDS encoding DNA methyltransferase, with the protein MKSLLEQLPSIVAEGKKEAERVMERAESNYRLGLQTRELVVPSRDSNWQDMFRQKPQSAAPASDPNTLIYGDNLLAMAALLAGSDSAQSLRSKVDLIYIDPPYDSKADYRTKISLSESQIEQRPTTIEQFAYSDTWVEGTASYLSMLVPRLVLMRELLSERGSIYVHLDWHVNGYVRAILDEVFGKQNFRNEIIWTYFGFKRSTTRKFPQKHDTIYSYFKNEDYYWKTQYKPHSAEYLNPHSPSKSLISLS; encoded by the coding sequence ATGAAAAGCTTGCTGGAACAACTTCCGTCTATCGTCGCAGAGGGCAAAAAAGAGGCTGAACGTGTGATGGAACGGGCCGAGAGCAATTATCGCCTCGGGTTACAGACGCGGGAGCTGGTGGTTCCGTCGAGGGACAGCAATTGGCAAGATATGTTTCGACAAAAGCCGCAATCGGCAGCTCCCGCCTCCGATCCAAATACACTGATTTATGGTGATAACCTACTGGCAATGGCAGCTTTGCTAGCCGGCAGTGATAGTGCACAATCCCTGCGCAGCAAGGTTGATCTGATCTATATAGACCCGCCTTATGACAGCAAGGCGGACTATCGGACTAAAATCAGCCTGTCCGAATCTCAAATTGAACAGCGCCCAACAACTATTGAGCAGTTTGCATACTCTGACACATGGGTAGAGGGAACAGCATCATATTTATCTATGCTTGTTCCCCGCCTTGTTTTGATGCGCGAACTTTTATCTGAAAGAGGATCAATATACGTCCACCTAGACTGGCACGTAAATGGTTATGTTCGAGCAATTCTGGACGAGGTTTTTGGGAAGCAAAATTTTAGAAATGAAATTATATGGACATATTTTGGATTTAAGCGATCAACTACAAGAAAGTTCCCGCAAAAACACGACACAATATATTCCTATTTTAAGAATGAGGATTATTATTGGAAAACACAATACAAGCCGCATAGCGCAGAATACTTGAACCCACATTCTCCAAGTAAGTCGCTGATTTCGCTGTCGTAA
- a CDS encoding HigA family addiction module antitoxin, producing the protein MSAMQGIRMKNPAHPGGFVKSEIIEPLGLSVTSAAQVLGVTRAALSAVLNERAHLSPEMALRVEKAFGVSMDTLMRMQNSYDIAQARKREGEINVAPFKGKPLDPQAALI; encoded by the coding sequence ATGAGTGCGATGCAGGGCATCCGTATGAAAAACCCCGCCCACCCCGGCGGCTTCGTCAAAAGCGAGATCATCGAGCCTCTTGGCCTTTCGGTCACGAGCGCGGCGCAAGTTCTAGGTGTTACGAGGGCGGCATTGTCGGCCGTGCTGAACGAGCGCGCACATCTTTCGCCGGAAATGGCGCTCCGGGTCGAAAAGGCTTTCGGCGTGTCAATGGATACGCTCATGCGGATGCAGAACAGCTACGACATTGCCCAGGCCCGCAAGCGGGAAGGGGAGATCAACGTCGCACCCTTCAAGGGAAAGCCGCTCGATCCGCAAGCGGCGCTGATCTGA
- a CDS encoding type II toxin-antitoxin system RelE/ParE family toxin — protein MRIRNVVHKGLRRFIEDDDATGLQAAVVPKVRRIVTFLQDMEREDELRTVPSWKAHQLTGDRKGTWSLFVTKNWRITFRIDQTEIEIIDLDYEDYH, from the coding sequence ATGAGAATCCGAAACGTGGTCCATAAGGGGTTGCGCCGCTTCATCGAAGATGATGACGCCACCGGCTTGCAGGCGGCCGTAGTGCCGAAAGTCCGTCGCATCGTCACCTTCCTGCAAGATATGGAGCGGGAAGACGAGCTGCGCACGGTCCCGAGCTGGAAGGCTCATCAGCTCACCGGCGATCGAAAAGGCACCTGGAGCCTGTTCGTCACCAAGAACTGGCGGATCACGTTCCGGATCGACCAAACCGAAATCGAGATCATCGACCTCGACTATGAAGATTACCACTAG
- a CDS encoding recombinase family protein: MRQGEAVSSRPDSDAGRVFIGYARVSTRGQDLDAQRAALGAAGCVRIFEEKASGAKRDRPELARMLDHLRAGDVVTITRLDRLARSTGDLLAIAERIKEAGAGLRSLAEPWADTTTPAGRMVLTVFAGIADFERSLIVERTSAGRIAAKARGVKFGPSPALSAEQIAHARQLIHDDKKPVAEVARLLGVHRATLYRALENALT, encoded by the coding sequence TTGCGACAGGGGGAAGCCGTGAGCAGCCGACCAGATTCCGACGCCGGCCGCGTGTTCATCGGCTATGCCCGCGTTTCGACTCGCGGCCAGGACCTCGATGCGCAGCGGGCCGCCCTGGGTGCGGCCGGCTGCGTCCGCATCTTCGAGGAAAAGGCTTCCGGGGCGAAGCGGGATCGGCCCGAGCTGGCGCGGATGCTCGACCATCTGCGTGCCGGCGACGTGGTGACGATCACCAGGCTAGACCGCCTCGCCCGATCGACCGGCGACCTTCTGGCGATCGCGGAGCGGATCAAGGAGGCCGGCGCTGGCCTGCGTTCGCTGGCCGAGCCGTGGGCCGATACCACGACGCCGGCGGGGCGCATGGTGTTGACCGTGTTCGCCGGCATCGCGGATTTCGAGCGCAGCTTGATCGTGGAGCGCACGAGCGCCGGCCGGATCGCGGCGAAAGCCCGAGGCGTGAAGTTCGGCCCCTCCCCTGCCCTGTCGGCCGAGCAGATCGCCCATGCCCGCCAGCTTATCCATGACGACAAGAAGCCGGTGGCGGAAGTCGCCCGGCTCTTGGGCGTGCATCGTGCCACGCTCTACCGGGCGCTTGAGAACGCATTGACGTGA
- a CDS encoding ribbon-helix-helix protein, CopG family: MKRDSERIRKDVAAHRARQLAAGRIALTTYVPTDLLAQIDKIKEQRGVLGRAPIIEEALRLYIEAKQGT, encoded by the coding sequence ATGAAGCGCGACTCGGAAAGGATTCGGAAGGACGTTGCCGCCCATCGGGCGCGGCAGCTTGCGGCCGGCCGTATCGCGCTGACCACGTATGTTCCGACTGATCTTCTCGCCCAAATCGACAAGATCAAGGAGCAGCGGGGCGTGCTTGGCCGCGCGCCGATCATCGAGGAAGCATTGAGGCTCTATATCGAAGCGAAGCAAGGGACATAA
- a CDS encoding Tn3 family transposase, with product MARRKILKAQDRRELFDIPADEDSLIRHYSLSASDRLEIDLRRREHNKLGFAVQLCVMRHPGRVLAAGEIPPRAMLKYVADQIGADPTAFTIYARREETRRDHIARLMIYLGVRSATAQDRRAGLLSAIEAATMSDSGASIVNAIVATMRERGALLPAVEIIERMALAARAIARRRAETALIDGLTPEKLLALDKLLEVDAAVGQTRFHWLRSAPEAPAASNLVGLTERIAFLRTLGIDPGLRARVASGRWDQMVREGNATPAWLANDFNASRRHALIVAQVIKLGEKLTDDAVTMFIKLIGRLFSQAHSRKKRRHMDQRTDTSKALRMFLDTITALQSANDRGQDALEVLDQKVGWHRLLRMKPELAAMVEDNEASPLVLAAEQYGGVLKYATAFLATFTFRSARRHDSLLTAIAMLRRLHSEGRRTLPERVPTSHLSPTDRKLIFGQQKPDRRLYEIATLAALRERLRSADIWVEGSRSFRPIDDHLMPRSTFTAMKEEDRLGLGVGSDGAAWLNEVMQVLDFNLKRLAYRARAGKLKGVRLEAGTLIVTPTVGDVPAAAEELNAEISEMYPLVEVPDLLREVHDWTGFADHFTHVRTGDAPRNVSAMLAGILADATNLGPKRMAGASKGISAHQIGWMRTFHARSETYRAAQACITDAHTGHPHSRLWGNGTTASSDGQFFRVSDRAAKRGDVNLHYGSEPGSKFYSHLSDQYGYFSILPISPTESEAAYVLDGLFDQDTILDIQEHFTDTGGASDHVFGLFALIGKRFAPRLRNLKDRKFHTFEKGDAYPALTNHIGAPINTALILDRWDDLLHLAASITTRSVVPSTILKKLSASPMESQLAKALRELGRIERSLFMIEWYSSPALRRRCQAGLNKGEAAHKLKRAVFFHERGEIRDRSFESQAFRASGLNLVVSAIVHWNTVYLDRAVTHLKRDGRNIPDTLLKHVSPLSWEHINLTGIYTWDTEHQMPEGFRSLRLQAPVRRVA from the coding sequence GTGGCCAGGCGCAAGATTCTCAAAGCTCAGGATCGTCGGGAGCTTTTCGATATTCCGGCTGATGAGGACAGTCTAATCCGACACTATTCATTGTCCGCGTCGGATCGCCTCGAAATTGACCTTCGCAGGCGCGAGCACAATAAGCTCGGCTTCGCTGTTCAGCTTTGCGTGATGCGACATCCGGGCCGGGTGCTGGCCGCAGGCGAAATTCCGCCGCGTGCGATGCTGAAATATGTGGCCGACCAGATCGGCGCCGATCCCACTGCGTTTACAATCTATGCCCGCCGGGAAGAGACGCGCCGCGATCACATTGCGCGCCTGATGATCTATCTCGGCGTCAGAAGCGCGACAGCTCAGGATCGTCGCGCGGGGCTGTTGTCGGCAATTGAGGCGGCCACGATGTCCGACAGCGGCGCTTCGATTGTGAATGCCATTGTCGCCACGATGCGAGAACGCGGAGCCCTGTTGCCCGCGGTGGAGATCATCGAGCGAATGGCGCTTGCGGCCCGCGCCATAGCTCGCCGTCGCGCGGAGACAGCGCTTATCGACGGTCTCACACCTGAGAAGCTGCTGGCTCTCGACAAGCTGCTCGAGGTTGATGCGGCGGTCGGCCAGACTCGCTTCCATTGGTTGCGGTCCGCGCCGGAAGCGCCCGCAGCTTCAAATCTGGTAGGACTGACTGAACGAATTGCCTTCCTGCGCACGCTCGGGATCGATCCCGGTTTGCGGGCGCGCGTGGCATCCGGGCGGTGGGACCAAATGGTCCGTGAGGGCAATGCCACACCGGCGTGGCTGGCCAACGACTTCAATGCCAGCCGTCGCCACGCCCTGATTGTCGCGCAGGTGATCAAGCTCGGCGAGAAGCTAACCGATGATGCCGTTACGATGTTCATCAAGCTGATCGGGCGGCTGTTCTCCCAGGCGCACAGTCGCAAGAAACGGCGGCACATGGACCAACGGACAGACACCTCCAAGGCCCTGCGTATGTTCCTCGATACGATAACAGCGCTGCAATCGGCCAACGATCGGGGTCAGGACGCGCTTGAGGTTCTTGACCAAAAGGTCGGTTGGCACCGGCTGCTTCGAATGAAGCCTGAGCTTGCAGCAATGGTCGAGGACAACGAGGCATCCCCGCTGGTCCTGGCGGCCGAGCAGTATGGTGGCGTCCTCAAATACGCGACGGCGTTCCTGGCAACCTTTACGTTCCGTTCAGCGCGCCGCCACGATTCTCTGCTCACAGCTATTGCGATGCTCCGAAGGCTTCATTCGGAGGGACGGCGCACACTGCCCGAGCGTGTTCCGACCAGCCATCTCAGTCCAACCGATCGGAAACTGATCTTTGGGCAGCAGAAGCCCGATCGTCGGCTCTATGAGATAGCCACGCTCGCCGCATTGCGCGAGCGCCTTCGCTCGGCGGATATCTGGGTGGAGGGCAGCCGCTCGTTCCGCCCGATCGACGACCACCTCATGCCGCGATCTACGTTCACCGCGATGAAGGAAGAGGATCGGCTTGGCCTTGGTGTGGGCAGTGACGGCGCCGCTTGGCTGAACGAAGTAATGCAGGTGCTGGACTTCAATCTGAAGCGCCTGGCCTATCGCGCTCGCGCTGGTAAGCTCAAGGGTGTTCGTCTCGAAGCGGGAACGCTGATCGTGACGCCGACCGTCGGCGACGTTCCTGCGGCAGCCGAAGAACTGAACGCAGAGATCAGCGAGATGTATCCGCTTGTCGAAGTTCCTGATCTCCTTAGGGAAGTGCATGATTGGACGGGCTTTGCCGATCACTTCACACATGTCCGCACGGGTGACGCCCCACGGAATGTCTCCGCCATGCTGGCCGGCATCTTGGCCGATGCAACCAATCTTGGTCCGAAGCGGATGGCCGGCGCCTCCAAGGGCATCAGCGCCCATCAGATTGGCTGGATGCGCACCTTCCATGCCCGATCAGAAACCTATCGCGCCGCTCAGGCCTGCATCACCGACGCCCATACCGGTCACCCGCATTCCCGTCTGTGGGGCAACGGAACGACCGCGTCGTCCGACGGACAGTTCTTCCGTGTGAGCGACCGAGCGGCAAAACGCGGCGACGTCAACCTGCACTATGGCAGCGAGCCGGGATCGAAATTCTACAGCCACCTGTCGGACCAGTACGGCTATTTCAGCATTTTGCCGATCAGCCCCACGGAAAGCGAAGCGGCCTATGTGCTCGATGGCCTGTTTGACCAAGATACGATCCTGGATATCCAGGAGCATTTTACTGACACTGGTGGCGCGAGCGATCACGTCTTCGGGCTGTTCGCCCTGATCGGCAAACGCTTCGCGCCTCGATTGCGCAATCTCAAAGATCGAAAGTTCCACACATTCGAGAAGGGCGATGCCTACCCGGCGCTGACGAACCACATCGGGGCTCCGATTAACACCGCGTTGATTCTCGATCGTTGGGACGATCTGCTCCATCTGGCAGCCTCGATCACGACGCGCTCCGTCGTCCCCTCGACCATCCTCAAAAAGCTCTCGGCGTCTCCGATGGAAAGCCAGCTGGCAAAGGCGCTGCGGGAACTCGGCCGGATTGAGCGCTCGCTGTTCATGATCGAATGGTATTCGAGCCCAGCCTTGCGCCGACGGTGCCAAGCCGGCCTCAACAAGGGTGAGGCAGCGCATAAGCTCAAACGCGCGGTGTTCTTCCACGAGCGCGGCGAAATCCGTGACCGTTCATTCGAGAGCCAAGCATTCCGCGCGTCTGGCCTCAATCTTGTCGTCAGCGCCATCGTGCACTGGAACACCGTCTATCTCGACCGCGCTGTCACTCATCTGAAGCGAGACGGCAGAAACATTCCCGACACGCTGCTCAAGCACGTCTCGCCGCTCAGTTGGGAACACATCAACCTGACCGGCATCTACACCTGGGATACTGAGCACCAGATGCCCGAAGGCTTCCGATCGCTTCGCTTGCAAGCCCCAGTCCGGCGAGTAGCATGA